One Candidatus Binatia bacterium DNA window includes the following coding sequences:
- the thrC2 gene encoding threonine synthase gives MKGHWKGVIEHYRTHLPVTDRTPVVTLLEGNTPLLRCERLERRLGIDAELYVKFEGTNPTASFKDRGMTVAISKALEEGSRAVICASTGNTSASAAAYAARAGLKAYVVVPQGSIAKGKLSQAVMHGASVVRIDGTFDQALELVRRAAERFPVTLVNSLNPYRIEGQKTAAFEVCDQLGGRAPTYHFLPVGNAGNITAYWKGYREYFEKGVVERLPRMMGFEAEGAAPIVRGRPIEKPETIATAIRIGNPASWRGAVAARDESGGTIEAVTDEEILSAYRLLGSLEGIFCEPASAAALAGLCKKAAQGLFRRGDIVVCTLTGHGLKDPDTALAQVGEPVLLPPALDRLAEILDVG, from the coding sequence ATGAAGGGGCACTGGAAGGGCGTCATCGAGCACTACCGTACTCACCTCCCGGTCACGGATCGCACCCCGGTCGTCACCCTGCTCGAGGGAAACACGCCGCTGCTCCGCTGCGAGCGTCTCGAGCGCCGTCTCGGAATCGACGCCGAGCTCTACGTGAAGTTCGAGGGAACGAACCCGACGGCTTCGTTCAAGGACCGGGGGATGACCGTCGCCATCAGCAAAGCGCTCGAGGAAGGTTCGAGGGCCGTCATTTGCGCTTCGACGGGAAACACGTCGGCGTCGGCCGCCGCCTACGCGGCGCGGGCGGGACTCAAGGCCTACGTGGTCGTCCCGCAGGGGAGTATCGCCAAGGGCAAGCTCTCGCAGGCCGTCATGCACGGGGCGAGCGTGGTGCGCATCGACGGAACCTTCGACCAGGCCCTCGAGCTCGTGCGCCGCGCCGCCGAGCGCTTTCCGGTCACGCTCGTCAACTCCCTGAACCCCTACCGGATCGAGGGACAGAAAACCGCCGCGTTCGAGGTCTGCGACCAGCTCGGAGGACGGGCTCCGACCTACCACTTCCTCCCGGTGGGGAACGCCGGGAACATCACGGCCTACTGGAAAGGCTACCGGGAATACTTCGAGAAGGGAGTCGTCGAGCGCCTGCCGCGGATGATGGGATTCGAAGCGGAGGGTGCGGCTCCGATCGTCCGCGGGAGGCCGATCGAAAAGCCCGAGACGATCGCGACGGCCATCCGCATCGGTAACCCGGCGAGCTGGCGCGGCGCGGTCGCGGCCCGCGACGAATCCGGGGGAACGATCGAGGCCGTGACGGACGAGGAAATCCTCTCGGCGTACCGACTCCTCGGATCGCTCGAGGGGATCTTCTGCGAACCGGCTTCGGCGGCCGCCCTGGCGGGGCTCTGCAAAAAAGCCGCGCAGGGCCTCTTTCGTCGGGGAGACATCGTGGTCTGCACCCTGACGGGGCACGGGCTGAAGGACCCGGACACGGCTCTCGCGCAGGTAGGGGAGCCCGTTCTGCTGCCGCCCGCGCTCGACCGCTTGGCGGAAATTCTGGACGTGGGCTAA
- a CDS encoding dehydrogenase, which produces MENRPVVVVGSGPAGAATALFLHRRCPELARSCVVLEKAFHPREKVCAGGLIPRTLAFLAELGVPLDVPHASVRRARVDTPLGPVDYEDGDLCRVVRRAEFDALLVAACRERGIEVREGVHVRRVLRESGGFRVETDRGSYRTRVVVGADGSGSVVRRSLFPGSPGALGRAVMADVPLAGLDWDGFEKERYEFDFSGVATGLRGYAWTFPCLVRGEPHANVGVYSCDIRERRLERALRERVRRLCGKDLPWKAFPVRGTSPPLRAPGVLLVGDAAGVDPLLGEGISCAFEYGRLAAESLERAFRTGEFGFEEYGDRVRLGPLGRKLRRLSRATSLLYGRSWKVWFAFLRRSRRAQDVAVRWYNGVDGLDDEPLWKLFARVAGILPAGGEAGRGGS; this is translated from the coding sequence ATGGAGAATCGGCCGGTCGTCGTCGTCGGCTCCGGCCCGGCCGGGGCTGCCACCGCGCTTTTTCTCCACCGGCGATGCCCCGAGCTGGCACGGTCCTGCGTCGTCCTGGAGAAAGCCTTCCATCCCCGCGAGAAAGTCTGCGCCGGAGGACTCATACCGCGGACGCTCGCCTTTCTCGCCGAGCTCGGCGTGCCGCTCGACGTCCCCCACGCGTCCGTGCGGCGCGCTCGTGTGGACACACCCCTCGGACCCGTGGACTACGAGGACGGCGATCTCTGTCGAGTCGTCCGCCGGGCGGAATTCGACGCGCTTCTCGTGGCGGCGTGCCGCGAGAGGGGGATCGAAGTCCGCGAGGGGGTCCATGTCCGGCGGGTGCTGCGCGAGAGCGGAGGATTCCGGGTGGAAACCGACCGCGGCAGCTACAGGACCCGGGTCGTCGTGGGAGCGGACGGCTCCGGTAGCGTCGTCCGCCGAAGCCTCTTTCCGGGATCGCCCGGAGCGCTCGGCCGCGCGGTGATGGCGGACGTTCCGCTCGCCGGTCTCGACTGGGACGGGTTCGAGAAGGAGCGTTACGAGTTCGACTTTTCGGGCGTGGCGACCGGGCTGCGGGGTTACGCCTGGACGTTTCCCTGCCTGGTGCGAGGGGAACCCCACGCCAACGTGGGCGTCTACTCTTGCGACATCCGGGAGCGGAGGCTCGAAAGGGCCTTGCGGGAAAGGGTTCGGAGACTCTGTGGCAAGGATCTTCCCTGGAAGGCATTTCCCGTACGTGGTACGAGTCCACCCCTTCGTGCTCCGGGTGTGCTCCTGGTCGGCGATGCCGCCGGCGTCGATCCCCTGCTCGGCGAGGGAATTTCCTGCGCCTTCGAGTACGGCCGGCTGGCCGCGGAAAGCCTCGAGAGGGCCTTTCGCACGGGCGAATTCGGATTCGAGGAGTACGGTGACCGGGTACGTCTCGGCCCGCTCGGCCGGAAACTGCGGCGGCTCTCCCGGGCGACGTCTCTCCTCTACGGGAGGAGCTGGAAGGTCTGGTTCGCGTTCCTGCGCCGCAGCCGCCGGGCGCAGGACGTCGCGGTCCGCTGGTACAACGGTGTGGACGGCCTGGACGACGAACCCCTCTGGAAGCTCTTCGCGCGGGTGGCAGGAATCCTGCCCGCCGGAGGCGAGGCCGGGCGTGGCGGCTCGTAA
- the hom gene encoding homoserine dehydrogenase has translation MREVRVGLVGWGTVGTGVVRLLRKHAADIRRRLGVPLRLAAIADLDLERDRGVRVDRRILTRDARAVVRDPSIDVVVELIGGYEPAKTLVLEAIRAGKAVVTANKALLAVHGNEIFRAAERARVHLGFEASVGGGIPILRALRESLVGDRNRAVYGIVNGTCNYLLTTMTREGAEFPEVLRRAQAEGLAEADPSFDVDGIDSAHKLTLLVQLAFGRRIRFEDIPTEGIRSLTALDIAFATELGYVIKLLAIAKTEDGKTVEARVHPTMIPEGHPLADVSGAFNAIVVAGDALGPSMYIGQGAGMMPTATAVVADLVDAARNRILGVPLRWPPLGLPFAEIPEARVRPLDDLVCRYYLRVQAVDRPGVLAKISAILGREGISIASVLQKARRSGSSVPVVLLTHEAREKHLRRALGRIARLPVVRGRPQVVRIEERLGT, from the coding sequence ATGCGAGAGGTTCGGGTCGGCCTCGTCGGTTGGGGCACGGTGGGGACGGGGGTCGTCCGCCTCCTCCGCAAGCACGCGGCGGATATCCGGCGCCGACTCGGCGTGCCGCTGCGACTCGCCGCGATCGCCGACCTCGACCTCGAGCGCGACCGCGGGGTCCGCGTGGACCGCCGGATCCTCACGCGGGACGCACGGGCGGTCGTGCGCGACCCGTCCATCGACGTCGTCGTCGAGCTCATCGGAGGCTACGAGCCCGCGAAGACGCTCGTGCTCGAAGCCATCCGAGCGGGCAAGGCCGTCGTCACGGCCAACAAGGCACTGCTTGCCGTGCACGGAAACGAGATTTTTCGCGCAGCCGAGCGGGCGCGTGTGCACCTCGGCTTCGAAGCCAGCGTGGGCGGCGGCATCCCGATTCTACGCGCCCTCAGGGAGAGCCTCGTCGGCGATCGAAACCGCGCCGTGTACGGGATCGTGAACGGCACCTGCAACTACCTGCTGACGACCATGACGCGGGAAGGCGCCGAGTTTCCCGAGGTCCTCCGGCGCGCGCAGGCCGAAGGGCTCGCCGAGGCCGACCCGAGCTTCGACGTCGACGGGATCGACTCGGCCCACAAGCTCACGCTGCTCGTACAACTCGCCTTCGGCCGCCGAATCCGCTTCGAGGACATCCCGACGGAGGGGATTCGCTCGCTCACGGCGCTCGACATTGCCTTCGCCACCGAGCTCGGCTACGTGATCAAACTCCTCGCCATCGCGAAGACGGAGGACGGAAAAACCGTGGAGGCCAGGGTGCACCCGACGATGATCCCCGAGGGACATCCCCTGGCCGACGTGAGCGGGGCCTTCAACGCCATCGTCGTGGCGGGCGACGCGCTCGGGCCGAGCATGTACATCGGGCAGGGAGCGGGCATGATGCCCACGGCGACCGCGGTCGTCGCCGACCTCGTCGACGCCGCTCGGAACCGCATCCTGGGTGTCCCCCTGCGCTGGCCGCCGCTCGGCCTTCCCTTCGCCGAGATTCCGGAGGCGCGGGTGCGGCCGCTCGACGACCTCGTGTGCCGCTACTACCTCCGGGTGCAGGCGGTCGACCGCCCCGGGGTCCTCGCGAAGATTTCCGCGATCCTGGGCCGCGAGGGCATCTCGATCGCGAGCGTCCTGCAGAAGGCCCGGCGCAGCGGCTCGAGCGTCCCGGTCGTCCTTCTCACCCACGAGGCGCGCGAGAAGCACCTGCGCCGAGCCCTCGGGCGGATCGCACGCCTTCCGGTCGTGCGGGGCAGGCCCCAGGTCGTGCGGATCGAGGAGCGACTCGGGACATGA
- a CDS encoding cytochrome b yields MARQRPRSVGAFFAEHLPVDWDFLRSFGSEPVPYHLQNWWWCLGGTPLYLFVVQVVTGILLTFYYVPDPSAAHQSVAFITEEVRFGWYLRSLHKWSANLMIVAVFLHLLRVFFTGAYRHPRELNWCVGLGLLGCTLGFGFTGYSLVYDQLSFWGATVASNLVEALPLVGKPAATLMRGGPEVSANTLTRFFVFHIGLFPTVMLALLFAHIALVRLHGVTELRFRHQPPRSERTLPFWPHHATTELLIGVLLMFVLTVLCLVFPAGLGPEADPTVTPEHIRPEWYFFFNYRLLKLTSLETSVRLTLFAGTLIFFWPFLETALAKVGIPRDFSVVLGVLGFLAFLALTVWEAFAGS; encoded by the coding sequence GTGGCCAGACAGAGGCCGAGGAGCGTGGGAGCCTTTTTCGCCGAACACCTGCCCGTCGACTGGGATTTCTTGCGGTCGTTCGGAAGCGAGCCGGTACCGTACCACCTGCAGAACTGGTGGTGGTGCCTCGGCGGGACCCCGCTCTACCTTTTCGTCGTGCAGGTCGTCACGGGAATCCTGCTGACGTTCTACTACGTGCCCGATCCGTCGGCCGCGCACCAGAGTGTCGCCTTCATCACGGAGGAGGTACGTTTCGGCTGGTACCTGCGGTCGCTCCACAAGTGGTCGGCGAATCTCATGATCGTCGCCGTCTTCCTCCACCTCCTCAGGGTCTTTTTCACGGGCGCCTATCGCCACCCTCGGGAGCTCAACTGGTGCGTGGGACTCGGCCTCCTCGGCTGCACGCTGGGTTTCGGCTTCACGGGCTACTCGCTCGTCTACGACCAACTCTCGTTCTGGGGAGCGACCGTGGCCTCGAACCTCGTCGAGGCCCTGCCGCTCGTGGGGAAACCGGCGGCGACGCTCATGCGAGGCGGGCCGGAAGTCAGCGCCAACACGCTCACGCGCTTTTTCGTGTTCCATATCGGGCTCTTTCCCACCGTCATGTTGGCCTTGCTTTTCGCTCACATCGCCCTCGTCCGGCTGCACGGTGTCACGGAACTGCGCTTTCGACACCAGCCGCCGAGGTCCGAACGGACTCTTCCCTTCTGGCCTCACCACGCGACGACCGAACTCCTGATCGGTGTCCTGCTCATGTTCGTCCTGACCGTGCTGTGCCTCGTGTTCCCGGCCGGACTCGGCCCCGAGGCGGATCCCACGGTGACGCCGGAGCACATTCGCCCCGAGTGGTACTTCTTCTTCAACTACCGGCTCCTGAAGCTCACCTCGCTCGAGACGAGCGTCCGGCTCACCCTGTTCGCGGGGACTCTGATCTTCTTCTGGCCGTTTCTCGAGACCGCCCTTGCCAAGGTCGGAATTCCCCGGGATTTCTCGGTCGTTCTCGGGGTGCTCGGGTTTCTCGCTTTCCTGGCCCTCACGGTGTGGGAGGCTTTCGCCGGAAGCTAG
- a CDS encoding methylmalonyl-CoA mutase, with protein sequence MRPLRILVAKPGLDGHDRGAKIIARALRDAGFEVIYTGLHQTPEMIAEAAVQEDVDAVGLSILSGAHLSLFPAVIEELRKKGGADIVVFGGGIIPADDIPKLKAAGVREVFTPGASMESIVRWVRENVRPRS encoded by the coding sequence GTGAGACCGCTCAGGATTCTCGTCGCCAAGCCCGGGCTCGACGGTCACGACCGCGGGGCCAAGATCATCGCGCGGGCGCTACGCGACGCGGGTTTCGAGGTCATCTACACGGGTCTCCACCAGACCCCGGAAATGATCGCCGAAGCCGCGGTCCAGGAGGACGTGGACGCCGTGGGTCTCAGCATCCTCTCCGGCGCCCACCTCTCGCTTTTCCCGGCGGTCATCGAGGAGCTCCGCAAAAAGGGGGGCGCGGACATCGTCGTGTTCGGGGGCGGGATCATCCCGGCCGACGACATCCCGAAACTCAAAGCTGCGGGTGTGCGGGAAGTGTTCACCCCCGGCGCGAGTATGGAAAGCATCGTGCGGTGGGTGAGGGAAAACGTGAGACCGCGCTCCTGA
- a CDS encoding crotonase, producing MSATRLRIEDREGVRWITIDRPEARNALDETTLRELLRAARDIRRDETVRVAVLTGAGDRAFVAGADIRAMERLSPLEAKRFSRLGQKLTQALEDLPVPVLAAVQGFALGGGLELALACDWIVAARSARFGQPEVGLGLVPGFGGTQRLARRVGAARARELVFTGRTIDADEAYRLGLVERVVEDGRLRDEVDAVARELAAKPRVALAQAKAALQVSTEVDLATGLRYENEAFALTFSTEDAREGMRAFLEKRKAAFRGR from the coding sequence GTGAGCGCGACGAGGCTGCGGATCGAGGACCGCGAAGGCGTTCGCTGGATCACGATCGACCGCCCCGAGGCCCGCAACGCCCTGGACGAGACCACCCTGCGCGAGCTCCTGCGCGCGGCCCGCGACATCCGCCGGGACGAAACCGTGCGAGTGGCCGTCCTGACCGGAGCGGGCGACCGCGCGTTCGTCGCGGGGGCCGACATCCGGGCGATGGAACGCCTGAGCCCCCTCGAGGCCAAGCGGTTTTCCCGGCTCGGTCAGAAGCTCACGCAGGCGCTCGAGGATCTGCCCGTCCCGGTTCTGGCGGCGGTGCAGGGTTTCGCCCTGGGCGGAGGTCTCGAGTTGGCACTGGCCTGCGACTGGATCGTGGCGGCACGTTCGGCGCGCTTCGGGCAACCCGAGGTCGGTCTCGGGCTCGTCCCGGGCTTCGGCGGCACGCAGAGGCTCGCCCGGCGAGTCGGAGCGGCCCGGGCCCGCGAACTCGTGTTCACCGGTCGCACGATCGACGCCGACGAAGCGTACCGGCTCGGCCTGGTCGAGCGGGTCGTCGAGGACGGCCGGCTCCGGGACGAAGTCGACGCCGTGGCTCGGGAGCTCGCGGCCAAGCCGCGTGTGGCCCTCGCGCAGGCGAAGGCCGCCTTGCAGGTGAGTACGGAAGTCGACCTGGCCACGGGCCTCCGGTACGAAAACGAGGCGTTCGCCCTGACCTTCTCCACCGAGGACGCCCGGGAGGGGATGCGCGCGTTCCTGGAGAAGAGAAAGGCCGCGTTCCGGGGAAGGTGA
- a CDS encoding fructose-bisphosphatase class II gives MDRNLALEVVRVTEAAALAAARLMGCGDVDAVELAAAEAMRRAFSSIAIRGTVVVAEATGSDDGTIYVGEEVGSMSGPEIDIALDSIEGATICATGGSNALSIIAIAEKGGFLASPDTYMDKIVVGPEGRGVVDLDRSPTENLKALAEAKRVYVADLTVAILDRPRHEKLIEEVRKARARVKLLRDGDVAAAIATTRKDSGIDMLLGIGGAQQGVLTAAAIRCTGGEMQGRMKPRNPEDVEKLHAANLKDIDRKLSAEDMASGSVMFAATGVTNGDYLQGVRFFRGGATSHSVVMRSRTRTVRFIEAQHRFDWKPEY, from the coding sequence ATGGACCGCAATCTCGCCCTCGAGGTCGTACGGGTCACCGAAGCGGCGGCGCTCGCGGCGGCGCGGCTGATGGGATGCGGCGACGTGGATGCCGTGGAACTCGCGGCCGCCGAGGCGATGCGCCGGGCCTTTTCCTCGATCGCCATCCGGGGGACGGTCGTCGTGGCCGAGGCGACGGGCAGCGACGACGGAACCATCTACGTGGGCGAGGAAGTCGGCTCGATGTCCGGGCCCGAGATCGACATCGCGCTCGACTCCATCGAGGGCGCGACGATTTGCGCCACCGGGGGGTCGAACGCCCTCTCCATCATCGCGATCGCCGAAAAGGGTGGCTTTCTCGCGAGCCCCGACACCTACATGGACAAGATCGTCGTCGGTCCCGAGGGCAGGGGAGTCGTCGACCTCGACCGCTCGCCGACCGAGAACCTGAAAGCCCTGGCCGAAGCCAAACGCGTCTATGTCGCGGACCTGACCGTGGCGATCCTGGACCGCCCCCGACACGAAAAACTCATCGAGGAGGTTCGGAAGGCACGAGCGCGGGTGAAGCTTCTGCGGGACGGCGACGTCGCCGCGGCCATCGCCACGACCAGGAAGGACTCGGGGATCGACATGCTGCTCGGCATCGGGGGTGCTCAGCAGGGGGTGCTGACGGCGGCCGCCATCCGCTGCACGGGCGGCGAGATGCAGGGCCGGATGAAGCCGCGCAATCCCGAGGACGTGGAAAAGCTCCACGCCGCGAACCTGAAGGACATCGACCGCAAGCTCTCGGCCGAAGACATGGCGTCGGGAAGCGTCATGTTCGCGGCGACGGGTGTGACCAACGGGGACTACTTGCAGGGGGTGCGGTTTTTCCGAGGCGGAGCGACTTCGCACTCGGTGGTCATGCGCTCGCGGACGCGAACCGTACGGTTCATCGAAGCGCAGCACCGCTTCGACTGGAAACCGGAGTACTGA
- a CDS encoding universal stress protein UspA translates to MKVRRLLVPVDFSEASEAALVYASDLAKIFGARIVLLHVVEPLPSPVPVEIYGGGAADFTRLYTLQQEAARREMARLEEIPRRRRIAVESALRSGAPAATIVEAAGSLGADMIVMATHGRTGLSHLLLGSVTERVVRTAHCPVLTVRVGDTVPKRRRRTSAHPARRLSGRRKR, encoded by the coding sequence GTGAAAGTTCGCCGCCTTCTGGTTCCGGTCGACTTCTCGGAGGCTTCCGAAGCTGCGCTCGTCTACGCCTCCGATCTGGCGAAAATCTTCGGCGCGCGGATCGTCCTGCTGCACGTGGTCGAACCGCTGCCTTCTCCGGTACCCGTGGAGATCTACGGCGGCGGGGCCGCCGACTTCACGCGGCTCTACACGTTACAGCAGGAGGCCGCCCGGCGAGAGATGGCTCGCCTCGAGGAAATCCCGCGCCGGCGGCGCATTGCCGTCGAGTCCGCGCTGCGGAGCGGCGCGCCCGCCGCGACCATCGTGGAGGCGGCCGGGTCCCTCGGGGCCGACATGATCGTCATGGCGACGCACGGGAGGACGGGGCTTTCTCATCTGCTCCTCGGCAGCGTCACCGAAAGGGTCGTCCGGACGGCGCACTGCCCGGTTCTGACCGTGCGCGTGGGCGACACCGTGCCGAAACGACGGCGCCGCACTTCGGCGCACCCCGCTCGACGGCTCAGCGGCCGTAGGAAACGGTGA
- a CDS encoding ABC transporter substrate-binding protein — MTAQENLRAPRGLHGKLARATRVVSLVPSWTETLFALGAGGAVVGRTRYCIEPPRARTVTEIGGTKTPRVEDILRLRPELVIVSAEENRFEDFVRLREAQVAVFVSLPTKLEDVVEELLELGPLVGCAEEARHLAGEIRRAKKEVEGEATARRRLRVFCPIWKNPWMTFRSDTYASAVLGTCGADNVSADAPDRYPLVSLDEVARAEPEALLLPNEPYRFGPRDLPSLSSLLFPRGPARQVRFVDGRALCWYGVRTPAGLRELGRVTGELVA, encoded by the coding sequence GTGACCGCGCAGGAAAACCTCCGGGCTCCTCGGGGCCTTCACGGGAAGCTCGCCCGTGCGACTCGCGTCGTCTCGCTCGTGCCGAGCTGGACCGAGACGCTCTTCGCCCTCGGGGCGGGCGGAGCCGTCGTGGGTCGGACCCGGTACTGCATCGAACCGCCGCGGGCGCGCACCGTGACGGAAATCGGCGGCACGAAAACCCCCCGGGTGGAGGACATTCTCCGGCTACGGCCCGAGCTCGTGATCGTGAGCGCGGAGGAGAACCGCTTCGAGGATTTCGTGCGTCTTCGGGAGGCGCAAGTCGCGGTCTTCGTTTCCCTTCCGACGAAGCTCGAGGACGTGGTCGAAGAGCTTCTCGAACTCGGCCCCCTCGTCGGTTGCGCGGAAGAGGCACGGCACCTGGCCGGGGAGATCCGCCGAGCCAAAAAAGAGGTCGAAGGCGAAGCCACGGCACGCCGGCGCCTCCGGGTTTTCTGTCCGATCTGGAAGAACCCCTGGATGACCTTCCGTTCCGACACGTACGCGTCGGCGGTCCTCGGCACGTGCGGAGCCGACAACGTGTCCGCCGACGCACCGGACCGCTACCCCCTGGTTTCGCTCGACGAGGTGGCTCGTGCCGAGCCCGAAGCCCTCCTCCTCCCGAACGAACCCTACCGGTTCGGCCCCAGGGACCTTCCGTCGCTGTCCTCCCTCTTGTTTCCGCGAGGCCCCGCACGACAGGTGCGGTTCGTCGACGGACGGGCACTCTGCTGGTACGGTGTCCGCACGCCGGCCGGTTTGCGAGAGCTCGGCCGCGTGACGGGGGAGCTGGTAGCATGA
- a CDS encoding methylmalonyl-CoA mutase, producing the protein MTKRSKADWLREVYSRSPEREARFSTVSDMEVEPLYTAEDLGPDFEERLGFPGEFPYTRGVYPSMYRGRLWTMRQFAGYGTPEDTNRRFRFLLEQGQTGLSTAFDMPTLMGYDPDHPRALGEVGREGVSVASLADMEALFDGIALDRVTTSMTVNSTAIVLLAMYLVVAERKGVPWDRLGGTIQNDMLKEFIAQKEWICPPEPSVRIVVDVIEFCAKHVPRWHPVSISGYHIREAGSTAVQELAFTIADGLAYVEATTKRGLHVDEFAPRLSFFFNLHNDFLEEIAKLRAARRLWARLVQERFGAKNPRSMMLRTHAQTAGCSLTAQQPLNNVVRVTVQALAGILGGVQSLHTNSMDETLALPSEQAALLALRTQQILAEESGVANIVDPLGGSYALEALTDRIEREARDYIARIDALGGMIRAVELGFPQKEIAEAAYRYQQQLERGEKVVVGVNKYRLPEEPPIEILRIDPEVEKIQVRRVRERKASRSPARVRQALAAVREAARSGENLMPSVLDAVRAECTVGEISDVFREAFGEYRDPAWI; encoded by the coding sequence ATGACGAAACGTTCCAAAGCCGACTGGTTGCGAGAGGTCTACTCCCGGAGCCCCGAGCGGGAGGCTCGCTTTTCCACCGTCTCGGACATGGAGGTGGAGCCGCTCTACACGGCGGAGGACCTCGGCCCGGATTTCGAGGAACGTCTGGGCTTTCCGGGGGAATTTCCCTACACGCGCGGCGTCTACCCGAGCATGTACCGAGGCCGTCTCTGGACCATGCGGCAGTTCGCGGGCTACGGGACTCCCGAAGACACGAATCGCCGTTTCCGGTTCCTGCTCGAGCAGGGCCAGACGGGTCTCTCGACCGCTTTCGACATGCCGACGCTCATGGGTTACGACCCGGACCACCCCCGCGCCCTGGGCGAGGTGGGGCGGGAGGGCGTTTCCGTGGCGAGCCTCGCGGACATGGAAGCCCTCTTCGACGGCATCGCCCTCGATCGGGTGACGACCTCCATGACGGTGAACTCCACGGCCATCGTCCTGCTCGCGATGTACCTGGTCGTCGCCGAAAGAAAGGGCGTGCCCTGGGACCGGCTGGGCGGGACGATCCAGAACGATATGCTCAAGGAGTTCATCGCCCAGAAGGAGTGGATCTGCCCGCCGGAACCGTCGGTCCGGATCGTCGTCGACGTCATCGAGTTCTGCGCGAAGCACGTACCCCGGTGGCACCCGGTTTCCATCTCCGGCTACCACATTCGCGAAGCCGGCTCGACGGCGGTCCAGGAGCTCGCCTTCACGATCGCCGACGGCCTCGCCTACGTGGAGGCCACGACGAAACGCGGACTCCACGTCGACGAGTTCGCACCCCGCCTCTCGTTCTTCTTCAACCTTCACAACGATTTTCTCGAGGAAATCGCCAAGCTCCGGGCCGCACGGCGGCTGTGGGCGCGCCTCGTGCAGGAACGCTTCGGGGCGAAAAACCCGCGCTCGATGATGCTCCGGACCCACGCGCAGACGGCAGGCTGCTCGCTCACGGCCCAGCAGCCCCTGAACAACGTGGTCCGCGTGACCGTGCAGGCCCTCGCGGGCATCCTCGGCGGCGTCCAATCGCTCCACACGAATTCCATGGACGAGACCCTGGCCCTTCCTTCCGAACAGGCGGCTCTGCTCGCGCTCCGCACCCAGCAAATCCTGGCCGAGGAAAGCGGGGTCGCGAACATCGTCGACCCTCTCGGGGGAAGCTACGCCCTCGAAGCACTCACCGACCGGATCGAGAGGGAAGCCCGGGACTACATCGCCCGGATCGACGCGCTCGGGGGCATGATCCGAGCCGTGGAGCTCGGCTTCCCCCAGAAGGAGATCGCCGAAGCCGCCTACCGGTACCAGCAGCAGCTCGAGCGCGGGGAGAAAGTCGTCGTCGGCGTGAACAAGTACCGGCTTCCCGAGGAGCCGCCGATCGAGATTCTGCGGATCGACCCCGAGGTCGAGAAAATCCAGGTACGGCGCGTCCGCGAACGTAAGGCGTCGCGCTCTCCCGCCCGCGTCCGCCAGGCGCTCGCGGCCGTCCGCGAAGCGGCCCGGAGCGGCGAGAACCTGATGCCGTCGGTCCTGGACGCCGTACGCGCGGAGTGCACGGTGGGGGAGATTTCCGACGTGTTCCGGGAGGCGTTCGGTGAGTACCGCGACCCCGCCTGGATCTGA